A region of Shewanella psychromarinicola DNA encodes the following proteins:
- a CDS encoding metal ABC transporter permease → MFDVELLSILLPALVAGLLVLSTHVLLGQQVLKRGIIFIDLAIAQVAALGAIVSHMDHRVEALPFAHVWMPALFALAGAGVIAWMAKHLVGELEAFIGCFYVLSAVAAMLLLANDPHGAELLKQLMSGQILWVSWSQLVLPAMVSAAIIGIIIVKPRVLDGGGFYFLFALVITLSVELVGVYLVFSTLILPALALNKYQGKTKLAWAYGVGVVGYIAGLVLSASYDLPSGAAIVATLALSALLFRTFLKLRSSTAVGQPANS, encoded by the coding sequence ATGTTTGATGTTGAGTTACTGTCTATTCTATTGCCTGCGTTAGTGGCAGGACTATTAGTGTTATCAACCCATGTGTTGTTAGGTCAGCAAGTGCTCAAGCGTGGCATTATCTTCATCGATTTGGCTATCGCTCAAGTTGCTGCGTTGGGCGCAATCGTATCGCACATGGATCATAGAGTAGAAGCGTTACCGTTTGCTCATGTGTGGATGCCAGCCTTGTTTGCATTAGCCGGTGCAGGCGTTATCGCTTGGATGGCAAAGCATTTAGTTGGTGAGCTTGAAGCCTTTATTGGTTGCTTTTATGTACTGAGCGCAGTGGCGGCAATGTTGCTACTCGCCAATGATCCTCATGGTGCTGAGTTACTCAAGCAGTTAATGTCTGGTCAAATCTTGTGGGTCAGTTGGTCTCAGTTAGTGTTACCAGCCATGGTTTCAGCGGCTATAATTGGGATTATTATCGTTAAACCACGGGTGTTAGATGGCGGCGGTTTTTACTTTTTATTTGCATTAGTGATTACCTTGTCGGTAGAGTTAGTCGGCGTGTATTTAGTGTTTAGCACGTTAATTTTACCCGCGTTGGCATTAAACAAATATCAAGGTAAAACCAAGCTTGCTTGGGCTTATGGGGTCGGAGTTGTTGGTTATATTGCTGGGCTTGTATTGTCTGCTAGTTATGATTTACCCAGTGGTGCAGCCATTGTTGCGACATTAGCGTTAAGCGCATTGTTGTTTAGAACCTTTCTGAAATTGCGCTCATCGACAGCGGTTGGTCAACCTGCTAATAGCTAA
- a CDS encoding 1-acylglycerol-3-phosphate O-acyltransferase has protein sequence MLLIARLIILAVLLFLAFVFAIVICLFRPMHRDNVHLVARFFGSVAPVLGIKVIRRAHPVSATSQPCIYLANHQNNFDLFTHTSVVPKGTVSLGKKSLVWVPLFGQIYWLSGNILIDRNNRHSAFDTMAKTVDKMKNKLLSVWIFPEGTRSRGRGLLPFKVGAFYTAVAAQATIVPVLASCQNHIKLNRWNNGVVIVEMLEPIATTGLSKSDVKALSAKVHQVMSARSVELNKEAKALTLQARA, from the coding sequence GTGCTGCTTATCGCTCGTTTAATTATTCTCGCCGTGCTGTTATTTTTAGCCTTTGTATTTGCAATTGTTATTTGCCTTTTTCGGCCAATGCATCGCGACAATGTACATCTGGTTGCCCGTTTTTTTGGTTCGGTTGCACCGGTATTAGGTATTAAGGTCATTAGACGTGCTCATCCAGTCAGTGCAACATCGCAACCGTGTATTTATTTAGCCAATCATCAAAATAATTTTGATTTATTTACTCATACGTCAGTTGTGCCTAAAGGGACTGTCAGCTTAGGTAAAAAGAGCTTGGTGTGGGTACCCTTATTCGGGCAAATTTATTGGCTATCAGGCAATATCCTTATCGATCGTAACAATCGTCATAGTGCATTTGATACTATGGCTAAAACCGTTGATAAAATGAAGAATAAACTCCTGTCAGTGTGGATATTTCCTGAAGGGACTCGTTCACGTGGTCGTGGATTATTACCATTTAAAGTCGGCGCATTCTATACTGCTGTTGCGGCTCAGGCGACGATAGTGCCAGTATTGGCTTCTTGTCAGAACCACATTAAGCTTAATCGTTGGAACAACGGCGTGGTGATTGTAGAAATGCTTGAGCCGATTGCAACGACAGGCTTAAGCAAGAGTGATGTGAAAGCGTTAAGCGCTAAGGTGCATCAAGTGATGTCAGCGCGTTCGGTTGAATTAAACAAAGAAGCCAAAGCATTAACGCTGCAAGCGAGAGCATAA
- the rraB gene encoding ribonuclease E inhibitor RraB, with the protein MSVERQLKEQFAENLEIVDALLADGSEPDAEYTIEHHFSATNFDRLEKAAVDAFKLGFEVNDAEEMELDDGSVIFCFDAIAKHKLEVPLLDKACEQLILLAAKQKVDYDGWGTFFVGDDEDEDDDEDDDDEVDDKFH; encoded by the coding sequence ATGTCTGTTGAGCGTCAGTTAAAAGAACAATTTGCTGAAAATCTCGAAATTGTTGATGCCTTACTTGCTGATGGTTCAGAGCCTGATGCGGAATATACTATTGAGCATCATTTTTCGGCGACTAATTTTGATCGCCTAGAAAAAGCCGCTGTTGATGCCTTTAAGCTTGGTTTTGAAGTGAACGATGCAGAAGAAATGGAACTTGACGATGGCTCAGTTATTTTCTGTTTTGACGCCATTGCCAAGCATAAGTTAGAGGTTCCATTACTGGATAAAGCCTGTGAACAGTTGATTCTATTAGCGGCCAAGCAAAAAGTGGATTATGACGGTTGGGGCACTTTCTTTGTCGGTGATGATGAAGATGAAGACGACGATGAAGACGATGACGATGAAGTAGATGATAAATTTCATTAA
- a CDS encoding GGDEF domain-containing protein, with protein sequence MSNDQSAMNELHWLIDMVQTIEVGLVVLDRDYNIQLWNGFMENHSGVSPNSIKGDNLFEKFPGLPASWLKQKMESVFLLKNRTFISWEQRPYVFQFKNYRPVTGRADFMFQNITLLPLASLTGQITHISIIVYDVTDIAVNKLQLKSANEQLEQLSQIDGLTQLYNRRHWQSCMEKEFDRYSRYGDAASLVMIDIDNFKRINDEYGHPAGDKVIQHIAYLLTQALRETDCAGRYGGEEFGVVLSKTTAEDALNFTERLRKRIEASEVTFENRLIKVTVSLGINDLDSAIDSSSNWLSGADKALYVAKQQGRNKSIIYK encoded by the coding sequence ATGTCAAATGACCAAAGTGCGATGAACGAACTCCACTGGCTAATCGATATGGTACAAACCATCGAGGTGGGTTTAGTGGTGCTCGATCGCGACTATAACATCCAACTTTGGAACGGTTTTATGGAAAACCACAGTGGCGTGTCACCCAATTCGATTAAAGGTGATAATCTCTTTGAAAAGTTTCCAGGTTTACCGGCCAGTTGGTTAAAACAAAAAATGGAATCGGTTTTTTTACTTAAAAATCGTACGTTTATTAGTTGGGAACAACGTCCCTATGTATTCCAATTTAAAAACTATCGTCCAGTAACGGGTCGAGCCGATTTTATGTTTCAAAACATTACCTTATTACCATTAGCGTCATTAACCGGCCAAATCACTCATATCAGCATTATTGTCTATGATGTAACAGACATTGCGGTCAACAAACTGCAACTAAAATCAGCCAACGAGCAACTTGAACAACTCAGCCAAATCGACGGGTTAACCCAATTGTATAATCGTCGCCATTGGCAAAGCTGCATGGAAAAAGAATTCGATCGTTATTCACGCTACGGTGATGCGGCGTCATTGGTGATGATTGATATCGATAATTTTAAGCGTATTAACGATGAATATGGTCACCCTGCCGGTGACAAAGTGATCCAACATATTGCCTATTTGTTAACGCAAGCGTTACGTGAAACAGACTGTGCTGGCCGTTATGGCGGTGAAGAATTTGGGGTGGTGTTATCTAAAACGACAGCAGAAGATGCCCTGAACTTTACCGAACGTTTACGAAAACGCATTGAAGCGTCTGAAGTGACATTCGAAAATCGGCTTATAAAAGTGACGGTAAGTTTAGGGATTAACGATTTAGACTCAGCAATAGACAGTAGCTCAAACTGGTTATCTGGTGCTGATAAAGCCCTATATGTCGCTAAGCAACAAGGCCGTAATAAAAGTATTATCTATAAATAA
- a CDS encoding response regulator, with the protein MTIPILICDDSALARKQMARTLPKDWDVEISYATNGAEGLDVIRAGKGEIVFLDLNMPVMDGYEVLQAVQQQDLPALIIVVSGDIQIKAHERVKALGALDFIQKPVSAEAISHILQEYGILTLTQGNKANDTPMMKVDMRDACQEIANVAMGRAADLLAKLLDVFVVLPIPNVNVLEVSELTMALKATERNSTVSGLCQGFIGAGIAGEALLLFHDSSFEDMAKLMGLENPEDINTEIEVMMDTGNVLIGAFLNGISEQLDMKFSQSHPVVLGRHCSVNELIHDNSDKWQRTLAMEIKYRIEDYNIECDLLLLFTEDSIPTLNYKLGYLLD; encoded by the coding sequence ATGACCATCCCAATATTAATATGCGACGATTCAGCACTCGCTAGAAAACAAATGGCAAGAACACTCCCCAAAGATTGGGATGTCGAGATCAGCTACGCTACCAATGGCGCAGAAGGCCTTGATGTTATTCGCGCAGGTAAAGGTGAGATTGTCTTTCTTGACCTCAATATGCCGGTTATGGATGGCTACGAAGTTCTGCAAGCGGTACAACAACAAGATTTACCTGCATTAATTATTGTGGTCTCAGGTGATATTCAAATTAAGGCTCACGAACGGGTCAAAGCCTTAGGTGCTCTGGACTTCATTCAAAAACCCGTGAGTGCAGAGGCTATCAGTCATATTCTTCAAGAGTACGGTATTTTAACCCTTACCCAGGGCAATAAAGCTAACGACACTCCAATGATGAAAGTGGATATGCGTGATGCATGCCAAGAAATAGCCAACGTCGCGATGGGCAGAGCAGCAGACTTACTCGCTAAGCTTCTTGATGTATTTGTTGTATTACCTATCCCTAACGTTAATGTGCTTGAAGTCAGTGAATTGACCATGGCCTTAAAAGCCACAGAACGAAATTCAACCGTCTCAGGCCTATGCCAAGGCTTTATTGGCGCAGGAATTGCGGGCGAAGCACTGCTACTGTTCCATGACTCAAGCTTTGAAGATATGGCCAAGCTAATGGGATTAGAGAATCCAGAAGACATTAATACTGAAATTGAAGTGATGATGGACACCGGCAATGTGCTCATTGGGGCCTTTTTAAATGGCATTTCTGAACAACTCGATATGAAATTCAGTCAGTCACATCCGGTCGTACTTGGCCGACACTGTAGTGTCAATGAGCTCATTCACGACAACTCAGACAAATGGCAACGAACACTGGCGATGGAAATCAAATATCGGATAGAAGATTACAATATTGAATGTGATCTTCTGCTGCTGTTTACTGAGGATTCAATTCCAACGCTAAACTACAAGCTTGGCTATTTACTCGATTAA
- a CDS encoding crotonase/enoyl-CoA hydratase family protein — protein sequence MERELIKFTVDNGIAHVCLNRPTKINALNVEMFTAIDKVIKQIRANKQINAVILSGADGNFCSGLDVKSVANSPTNVLKLLFKWLPGNANLAQRVSLGWQRLPIPVIAVLEGCCYGGGTQIALGADIRIATPNCQLSIMEAKWGLVPDMAGLVALRQIMPKDKALMLTYTADILTAEQALDLGLVTQISDNAYECATLLAQKIMLTSPDANAAIKRSINQSWTASVRSLLARESLSQIRLLLDKNRVIAAIRQTKNPDKAYRARQSWW from the coding sequence ATGGAACGAGAGTTAATTAAATTCACGGTAGATAATGGTATTGCACATGTTTGCTTGAATCGACCCACTAAGATTAACGCGCTCAATGTTGAGATGTTTACCGCGATTGATAAGGTCATTAAACAGATCCGTGCTAACAAGCAGATTAATGCGGTGATTTTATCCGGCGCCGATGGGAACTTTTGCTCTGGTCTTGATGTGAAAAGTGTGGCTAATTCCCCCACTAATGTACTGAAACTATTATTCAAGTGGTTGCCTGGTAATGCAAACTTAGCACAGCGCGTGTCTTTGGGCTGGCAACGTTTACCTATTCCGGTTATCGCGGTATTAGAGGGTTGTTGTTATGGCGGCGGAACTCAAATTGCCTTGGGCGCCGATATCCGTATTGCGACGCCAAACTGTCAGTTGTCGATAATGGAAGCAAAGTGGGGACTGGTGCCAGATATGGCAGGTCTGGTGGCGTTAAGACAAATAATGCCGAAAGATAAAGCATTAATGTTGACCTATACCGCGGATATTTTAACGGCTGAGCAAGCACTCGATCTAGGCTTGGTGACTCAAATAAGTGACAACGCTTATGAGTGTGCGACCTTGTTAGCGCAAAAAATCATGCTTACTTCACCCGATGCGAACGCTGCGATCAAACGCAGTATTAATCAAAGTTGGACGGCTTCTGTGCGCAGTTTATTAGCGCGAGAGTCGCTGAGTCAAATTCGGTTATTATTGGATAAAAATCGAGTGATAGCAGCGATAAGACAAACCAAAAATCCTGACAAAGCCTATCGCGCCCGCCAATCTTGGTGGTAG
- a CDS encoding DUF3530 family protein produces the protein MPFTQAQQQYAHLSADEIKFVTIDGKQSKVLVRSWQSKKHFGSVTIIAASDTDADAAGLASYLRTTINSRGWASISLTPAKGLYRPNYATKPEDITKAGTQQLQLSSNKSTPKYDSSQLLELRNFQQASLNEALNQLSSTTGLFPGAQILIVIDDSAGMITNLLYDKKIPTPDMLVLINPYREYEYLIDPQSQRKSIAEQLVAMSIPILDIQSSDAHPNSMEQAPTRLHLNQVKSARYYRQYQMSLDLSNPSGWEEALDQIEGFARTIIGR, from the coding sequence ATGCCCTTCACACAGGCGCAGCAACAATATGCTCACCTGTCTGCTGATGAAATTAAATTTGTCACTATCGACGGCAAGCAAAGTAAAGTTCTCGTTAGGTCTTGGCAGAGCAAAAAACACTTCGGTTCAGTAACCATTATTGCCGCATCCGACACCGATGCTGATGCCGCAGGTTTAGCCAGCTACCTAAGAACAACAATTAATAGCCGTGGCTGGGCAAGTATTAGCTTAACACCGGCAAAAGGGCTATACCGGCCCAACTATGCCACAAAACCTGAAGATATCACCAAGGCAGGTACCCAACAGTTACAACTTAGTAGCAATAAAAGCACACCAAAATATGATTCATCTCAGTTACTTGAACTACGAAATTTTCAACAAGCTAGTCTAAATGAAGCCCTTAATCAGTTAAGCTCCACCACAGGTTTATTTCCAGGAGCCCAAATTCTGATCGTGATTGATGACAGTGCAGGCATGATCACCAATTTACTTTATGATAAAAAAATTCCCACGCCTGATATGTTGGTGTTGATCAACCCTTATCGTGAATATGAATATTTAATTGATCCGCAAAGTCAGCGTAAATCGATTGCAGAACAATTAGTCGCCATGTCTATTCCAATCCTCGATATTCAGTCATCGGATGCGCATCCTAATTCAATGGAACAAGCACCGACTCGGCTTCACTTGAACCAAGTTAAATCGGCTCGATATTATCGCCAATATCAGATGAGTTTAGATTTAAGCAACCCCAGTGGCTGGGAAGAAGCCCTCGATCAAATCGAAGGCTTCGCCAGAACCATTATCGGTAGATAA
- the rapA gene encoding RNA polymerase-associated protein RapA has translation MSFALGQRWISDTESELGLGTVVQVEGRMITLLFPATGENRMFSRSEAPLTRVIFNPGDTVESGDGWSITIEELEEKNQLVIYHGIHSETQEKVSLRETMLNHNIRFNKPQDRLFAGQIDRLERFGVRYQCQLLRHKLATSDLLGQQGPRVGLIAHQQWIAHEVGSRYAPRVLLADEVGLGKTIEAGLIIHQQLLTGRAERILVIVPDTLRHQWLVEMLRRFNLRFSVFDEDRCVEAYADNDNPFYTEQLIICSLDLLRKKKRLEQALDADWDLMVVDEAHHLEWSEEAPSRAYKTVEALSEVVPGVLLLTATPDQLGHQSHFARLRLLDPDRFYDYDAFLTEESGYKDVAEAAEALTKDTKLPDSAINSLTELLSEKDIQPSIRLIQSTEVDVEAQQAARQELLQELLDRHGTGRVLYRNSRASVKGFPKRLFNAYPHEMPPQYVTAERVNAMMGSAKQPKEKAAQALSPEKLYQAFESDSASWWKFDPRVDWLIEFLKSHRSKKVLIIASQAETALSLEEALRTREGIQATVFHEDMSIIERDKAGAYFAQEDGGAQALICSEIGSEGRNFQFASHLILFDLPLNPDLLEQRIGRLDRIGQQNDIQIHLPYLRGTAQERLMRWYHQGLNAFELTCPSGHVLFNEFADELINVLCDADEEVMIQLLNHTQHRYKELKQAMEQGRDKLLEINSHGGERANALIKRLADSDNDTHLIGSVIRLWDIIGVDQEDRGENSIILRPSEHMMFPTYPGLNEDGITVTFDRETALARDDIAFISQEHPLVQTGLDLITGSETGTTSVAVLKNKALPAGTLFLELIYMADASAPKATQLYRYLPPTPIRVLLDKNGLNMADKVDYASFDKQLSAINRHIASKLVNASQPILHPLLAKGEEYAKQALTQLVIDARSKMTLQLTGELARLEALKAVNPNIREDELEHIRNQMVELTGYMDNSQLQLDAIRMVLVSHV, from the coding sequence ATGTCGTTTGCCTTAGGTCAACGCTGGATAAGTGATACCGAGTCAGAACTCGGATTAGGGACAGTCGTTCAAGTTGAAGGCCGCATGATTACGCTGCTATTCCCTGCCACTGGAGAAAACCGGATGTTTTCCCGCAGTGAAGCTCCCTTAACCCGGGTTATTTTTAACCCAGGTGACACTGTTGAAAGCGGTGATGGTTGGAGTATCACCATTGAAGAGCTTGAAGAAAAAAATCAATTGGTGATTTACCATGGTATTCATAGCGAAACTCAAGAAAAAGTCAGTCTTCGTGAGACAATGCTGAATCACAACATTCGCTTTAATAAACCCCAAGACCGTTTGTTCGCTGGGCAAATTGATCGCTTAGAACGCTTTGGTGTGCGTTACCAATGTCAGTTATTACGCCACAAATTAGCCACCTCAGACTTACTCGGCCAGCAAGGCCCACGAGTAGGCTTAATTGCGCATCAACAGTGGATCGCTCATGAAGTCGGTAGCCGTTACGCCCCGCGCGTACTACTGGCCGATGAAGTCGGTTTAGGTAAAACCATTGAGGCTGGCTTAATTATTCATCAGCAATTACTCACTGGCCGTGCTGAACGCATTTTGGTGATAGTGCCAGACACACTCCGCCATCAATGGTTAGTTGAAATGCTGCGCCGCTTTAATCTGCGTTTTTCAGTATTTGATGAAGATCGTTGCGTTGAAGCTTATGCCGACAATGACAATCCTTTTTACACCGAACAGTTGATCATTTGCTCACTTGATTTACTGCGTAAGAAAAAGCGTCTTGAACAAGCCTTAGATGCCGATTGGGACTTAATGGTTGTCGATGAAGCTCACCATTTAGAGTGGTCAGAAGAGGCACCTAGTCGCGCCTATAAAACCGTCGAAGCCTTAAGTGAAGTGGTCCCTGGCGTATTGCTACTAACCGCAACACCAGACCAACTGGGTCATCAAAGTCACTTTGCTCGTTTACGCCTGCTCGATCCCGATCGTTTTTACGATTACGACGCTTTCTTAACTGAAGAATCAGGCTATAAAGATGTAGCAGAAGCGGCTGAAGCATTAACTAAAGACACTAAATTACCCGACAGTGCCATTAATAGTTTAACCGAATTGCTTAGCGAAAAAGACATACAGCCAAGCATTCGCTTAATCCAGTCAACAGAGGTTGACGTTGAAGCACAACAAGCAGCACGACAGGAATTACTCCAAGAATTACTCGACCGTCATGGTACAGGCCGTGTTCTTTATCGAAATAGCCGCGCATCAGTGAAAGGCTTTCCGAAACGTTTATTTAATGCTTACCCTCATGAGATGCCTCCACAATACGTTACTGCTGAACGCGTTAACGCCATGATGGGCAGCGCCAAACAACCAAAAGAAAAAGCCGCCCAGGCATTAAGCCCTGAAAAACTGTATCAAGCCTTTGAAAGCGACAGCGCCAGTTGGTGGAAGTTTGATCCACGGGTAGACTGGTTAATTGAGTTTCTAAAATCGCATCGCAGTAAAAAAGTACTGATTATTGCTAGCCAAGCAGAAACCGCATTAAGCCTTGAAGAAGCGCTGCGCACCCGCGAAGGTATTCAAGCTACGGTATTCCATGAAGATATGTCGATTATCGAACGCGATAAAGCCGGCGCTTACTTTGCTCAAGAAGACGGCGGCGCCCAAGCATTAATTTGTTCTGAAATTGGATCTGAAGGACGTAACTTCCAGTTTGCTAGCCATTTAATTCTGTTTGATTTACCGCTAAATCCTGACTTATTAGAGCAGCGTATTGGCCGTTTAGATCGTATTGGCCAACAAAATGACATCCAAATTCATTTACCTTACCTGCGCGGTACTGCGCAAGAAAGATTGATGCGATGGTATCACCAAGGATTGAACGCATTTGAACTGACCTGCCCTAGCGGTCATGTGTTGTTCAATGAATTTGCCGACGAGCTGATCAATGTGCTTTGCGACGCTGATGAAGAGGTAATGATCCAATTACTCAACCATACTCAACATCGTTACAAAGAGCTTAAACAGGCAATGGAACAAGGCCGAGATAAACTGCTAGAGATAAACTCCCATGGCGGCGAGCGTGCCAATGCGTTAATCAAGCGGTTAGCAGACAGCGATAATGATACTCATCTAATCGGGTCGGTGATCCGCTTATGGGACATTATTGGTGTTGATCAAGAAGATCGCGGTGAAAACTCAATCATCTTACGCCCTAGTGAACACATGATGTTCCCTACTTATCCTGGATTAAATGAAGACGGTATTACGGTGACGTTTGATCGTGAAACGGCTTTGGCACGTGACGACATTGCGTTTATCTCCCAAGAGCATCCTTTAGTACAAACGGGCTTAGATTTAATTACCGGTTCAGAAACCGGCACCACCAGTGTCGCGGTTCTAAAAAATAAGGCATTACCTGCTGGTACGCTGTTTTTAGAATTGATTTACATGGCCGATGCCTCTGCACCTAAAGCCACTCAGCTATACCGTTATTTACCACCAACACCCATCCGAGTATTGCTGGATAAAAATGGCTTAAATATGGCCGATAAAGTTGATTACGCCAGTTTTGACAAGCAGCTAAGTGCCATTAACCGTCATATTGCCAGCAAGCTGGTGAATGCCTCTCAGCCTATTTTGCACCCGTTACTCGCCAAAGGTGAAGAATATGCAAAACAAGCGCTAACGCAACTGGTGATCGATGCTCGCAGCAAAATGACACTGCAATTAACGGGTGAATTAGCAAGACTTGAAGCCCTAAAAGCCGTAAACCCGAACATTCGCGAAGACGAGTTAGAACATATTCGCAACCAAATGGTCGAGTTAACGGGCTACATGGACAACAGTCAATTACAACTTGATGCAATACGCATGGTGCTTGTCAGCCACGTATAA